The genomic region gTACTCTCCCATTCACTGCTCTTCAAGTTAACCTAACTATGACGACTTCCATTGCTGAGAAGACCGGAAATGTGAGAAAGATGGTTTGAATCATCAGTATCAAATCCtttaatatgaaaacgtacttacagactgtgagtcagaacagcaggGTTTGTAggcttctctcccaggatcaggaaacagtcctctatTAAATGTGCTGCAAAcgtctgaatatttgggttgaactgttcttgcacaatgttgtaaatacaacttaaccactgatttctagtcgcgTGGTCGTTTGGAAAGCCAAAcgaagtagtttcgctttcacaacgaaacagcgTGTCCACGACATGGAGCTGGTGGCAAAAGCGAGAATCAAAATTATgccttctttgcgtgaacattttgaCGACGTAATACAAACCTTGCCACATCGTGAGGTAGACATGAGGCGTAGGAGGACGagtattaacttttataaagaatatctctttgggtttgagactttagtcttagcAGCTTTAGGgttcttatctattcacgaacagcttgtaacagtccaaagagaaaggaaaacttgaaatcgcatcatatgatccctttaagacACAATgtgaaaataaacataaaattactaaGGTAAACATGTTAATCTGGAAATATTAACAATTCCAATTACGCTTCCATTCTAAAGAAGTTAAGCCTATCGTTTCACCAGTTTATATTCATCACTGTGTGTTCATTTGAAAGATAAACTCACCAGGTAAGTAACATCTCAAAAAGGAGTTATACTTTGTGGCCCAACATTTACTATTTGAAGCCCAAAGTATCAAACAGCAATTTTGTTTAGGTGAGGAAATAAAAGGAGTTACTTGATAGTGTACATTTATtagaaactaaaacaaaatatgtgaTTTAAATCAAACTGTATGAATAACTTATGTGACATGAGCAATTCATATGAAATATATACAAAACGTGTCAACTCACATGGCATACAACTTTTACCATCATAACACATGTGACACTGCATTTTATAACGTGCCGAAAATCCCAGATAGTCTTCATTTAAAACTAGATTATTTGACCTCTGTTGCCACTGTGAAAAACAGCAGAAGGCAATAAAATCTTACTTGGATAAAGGAAATTAGAATCAACAGTCCAACAGATTCGAGTCACTCATTTGCGTCTACAATTTTGCTAGCATGCTGCTAATTATTCCAACTCATTGAGTCAATATTTCAACTCCAGTAATttcaaataaactttattttttacataaactgAGTCTGAATTTATcacacatacaataaaaaaaaaatctctaaatgACAGAAATAGACTGTCTCCAACCTTCAAGCTACCATCTTTACACTTATTTGAACAAATACTCGCTGTACAATACAGTATAACAATGTGCCTTCAGAATACAGTGGTTGCTTTCATTGTTTCTTTCTAAATGTCCCAAATACAGtgcattaataaatgtatacacattTAAATTTCAGAGGAATGCATTGTAcagataaaaaaagagagagagagagactgcagaagaaaaaaaagaacagaacaaCAGCTACAGTACACAATTAATTTCCTTGAGGAATCTTTTGAttaaaaggaagaagaaaaaaacaggcaTCTTAAGGCTTATGTTGAATTAGATGGACCTTCGTCAGGAAGTATAAAGGTCTGCAGAGTAAATACTGCTGTCGTACTGCCCTTTTATATTTCAACTGAACAAAACACTGATATTTATAACCGTCATCCAAGAAAGTCTATTCTTACTATCAAAACAAGTCGAGaggaaagaggagaaaagaaagaaGCGGGAAGCTGTCGGCCTCCAGTTCCGTTCTGTCAGTTTGAAGATGAATTCTAAGAGGACGTCCGATACTCCGAAATATTTGCATCCTTCAGAATGTCTCAGCAACTCATTCTGGAATGTACAATGTTAACAGGTCCGTGTCTGTGACTGCCTGCATATGATAGTAGTCGGCATGTCTTCATTATTGGGCGTCTACGCCTGTGTGCCTCGTGCGAGAGCAGCAGGGTTCCTGAGAGGCCTGCCAGTGTAAAGTAGCAGGTGGTGCAGAGAGAGCTGAATGCTGGCGGTGGAGATGAGGTGGGAAAGGAGATCTTCCCCGGATAACTTTCAGTTCTCCTCAATGAGGGTGATATCTAGTTCAGTACAATCCCTTTCAAACACGCTAGTTTGTCCCCCGTCACGCTCTTCGGggtcctcctcctctctctcctcctcctcgtcACTTTCACTTAACGGCCCAATACTTGTCCTACCCAGGCCTTCAGCTGGTGAACATGAGCCTCTGAAGTCTCCAAAAAAAGGCTCTAGGCCCATACAGACGTCTCCGGCACAGGCCAGTCTGCCACGTTCCATATAACTGAGAGGGTCTGTGCTTCGAGTCTAAAAAATAAAGTTACTTCGGTTTAGTGACAACAAAACACAGGCAAAACAACAATTTAAGAGACTTTTAAGCTTCCCCATGCTACTTCTTGGTATACAATCATATATTTAAGTTTTCGGCCACATAAAATGACTTTGAGAGCAAGTAGAAGTTTCTGCATCAAATGGTTGTTTCTTGTTGTGGTCTAATTGAAAATGCTACAGCTAGCAGCCAAttacttgactttttttttttttgagtgtgaagCTGGCAAGATAAACGTGACGAAAACATAACACAGTACAAACTGTACAGATGCTGTACAACAACACCACACTGAGTTGCAGATCATAGGGAACCAAATTTCTCGTACTAAATGTGATGACAATGTTCATCAGTTTATAAGAAATGTTTGCATATCTGAACAGAAGCAAAACCCAGTAAATCCATttgtttcattatatatattcTTTCTACAATTAGTGGTTTTCAAACCAAATTgtgcatatacacacatattttaCAACGTCTTGAACCTTGAACTTTTATAATAACACCAGAACATACTCATTTTACCAAGATACTCTTTAGACAAAAGTGGCATGTGGTGAACtttggaaataataataaaaggctaattttattttaattttcctcTGAACCAATAGATGACACAAACACTCACTACAACACTTTTCTAAACAGCCACCAGGAAATTCGGCAGATCTTTGATTGGCAAAAACACCAAAAAGTCtattctaataataattaatcaaatgaagAACCATTAAAATGACCAAATATATTTTGAGCTAAAGGTTTGATAATCTTTggtaaataaatagatttttttattttttcattttttacataAGAATATGAAGAAATATGGTACCTGTatcaatacccagccctactctGAATGCTATTTTTAATACCATATTTTAtaatttctccttttcttttttagtACTGTCAACTGCCACTTACCTTTTCCATTTCACTCCAAGGCTCATGCTTTCAAAATAACATTCTTTCATAACAGTAGCTCTACTAACTGCATCTTCAGAATGATAAGGAAGAGCATACCTGTGTCATTTTGGCAAAATCTAGCACAGGCCGTGCACATGGTCTGTCTGGGTCCCTGCGGCGCTTTAGGCCAGGTTTGAACAGGAGCAGGTCACAGGGCTGAGAATGGCACCGTGGAAGTTGAGGAGGAAGAGCACGGCGCACCGAAGACGGAGTGCTGCAGGCGGACGAAGGCGAAGCGGGCACCGGCGGAGGGTGAGATGTGATTTGCGGGGGCACCGGAGGTGGTGGCAAGAACTGGGCGGCAGCCTCGCGGATGAGCACGGGAGAGAGGGAGAAGCGCCTCTGCGGTGGAGGCGGAGGGTGGAGCggtgagggagaggaggagcatgAGGACGGCGATGGGAAGAAGCAGCAGCAGGCACCACCTCCGGCACCGTCACTCGGGTCCCAGGGGAAAATCCACGGTAGTGGGGAATCTGGGGAAAGTGCCAGACTGAAAAAAGTGGGGCTGGAAGAAGAATGCAGTGAGGAGTTGAGCGAGGAGCTGGGGGCACGCAGTGGACACGGCCCCCCCGCGCCCCCTCCACTGTGGCATCGGCGGTTCACTGGTGTCCAGACCTTGGAGGCGCTCGGCCGCCAGGTGTACCGGCAGTGTGAAAGGTCCTCTGGTACAGACAGCGAACGACAGTGGCGTTTGGGGGGTGGCGGGGGGGGAGGGGGAGGCCCGGGAAAAGACTGGTCCGTCACAGAGGTGCTAGGGGCGAGCGGACGGTTCAGGGCATCCCCCTCCGGCAGGTGGCTTTCTGGAGGACCCAGGGGCACGGGGCCGGGGGGGAAGCTGGAGCTGAGCACCCCCTGCAGACTGGCCTTCGAAGTAGGGCAGAGCTGCCAGTAACTGCTCTCTGAAAGAGGACGGACAGAGTTTTAGGAGTTAATAACCTTCTGTGGTCCTCAACATCTAGGCTTTAGAATATATTGGAAGACTTTAGAGGTGGGcgtattatgttgtttttgtagGTCCAAACTCAGAATCAAGCATTCTAGCACTTCTGGTTCCATAATCCTGAAGCCaatcgtttttttgtttttggttaaaTGGCTGAAATTAGGTGTTTTTGTCAAAGGAACCAGGGTGACGCTAACTTTCAGGTTGGCCAGCAAAAATACGTCATCACTGCAGCTTTTGAAATTTGGACACAAaccaaaaatatgatttattacaaACAACAAATTGTAACAAATTCTAAAACAGACTGGTCCAAGTGGCATTCTTCCGCAACTGTAAACAAGAACATGTCACATTACACACCATAATAACAAATCGTTACTTGATACGTTTTAATCTGTATGTTCATATGTTTCTTCGCTCTAATGTGCAATTAACATAAAGCAGTTATTCAAATTTCTCTCATAGCATATTTGTAAGCAAAATCTATACCATTTGACATTTCTACTACAGCATGGTATATGCTGTATACTAACCAAGTAACCATACATaattcttttatgttcaactgaAACTCAGAATAACTGAAATTCTGCACTCCAAATTAAGGAGCTAAAGTATTTCAGAGTACAATTCACTTTTTGTTACTGAAAGGTAAAACATTAATGTGTATATTATTTTCACAATTTCAGTAAACTcataaacaaatgcttcatttcCATATACTCGAGAGAAAAGTTACATACCAGGCATCAATCCATCTGTGGGACGGCTGGTTTCAGGGCTCTGACGATGAAGTAGAGACTGAAAGAAGTAACGAGAAAACTGATTACTTTAAGAGACAATTAATACATGCTAAAGTGAAACAAATCTGTGCTGAGATCCACAACACAAGTGTTACCAGTTTGCTGTCCAGTGGTTGTTGTTGATGCTGGGACAACgttgttgtttaacatttaacgAAACCATGGCATGGCAAATCGGAGGAGGGAAAGAGGCTGATGTGCACTAGATAAAACTGAAGCACAGTCCATCAAACATCCAGGACACGCTGCTCGCTGGATCTCACTCAGGAACCATGATGACGACCTCACCTGGGACACAGAAGAAGTCAAAGAAAATATTAGATATAAAATAGGTTTTATTGTTTCTTATGATAAAAAACATCCATGTTTTATTTGGCCTTTAGATTAACTTTTGGACTTTCCAGTTGTTTTTTGAGTCACAATATGTTATCATGAATGCTTTTGACTCAAAGGATCAAGAAAAAATTTATTTCTCATGATATGacccattaaaataaatgcacGTGAACAATAAATGACACATTTGGTTGTTCTTAATTCAGGAGCATACAAAATggtgaaacaaaacaaacaaaagtcaaAATGGTAAATGATTAATAATAGCAGCTTTTCATGCAAATCACTTCCTTAGCTgctgaaattgtaaaaaataatacaattgccAAAACTGCAAATTATTCCTGAATCTCTACTGCGAATACAAATGCTTTTTAATTTCCTGTCTCATTCAAAAAGGTGTAGCCCTACAGTTGCACTCACATGTAAGACTAGTCATGTTTACAAGGAAGACTATAAATTCCTGTGTAACTAAACTTTGCAAGAGGTTGCACAAATACATGTTTGCctggtttaaatatttaaaagactATACCAAATGCAAAATATACTAAAAGGTAGGATCAAACAGTAACTCCCCATCTTCATTCTGAAAAATTACTAAATACAGTGGAAAAATAAACTATAATTTTACCTCCACTACTTTCATAGTACAAACAATATTCTCTATAAAGCAGACATGAGAGTCTTTATTAAATATGCCTTGCCTACAGCGAACATATAAAATTCCCTTTGATTAATAAGTGCCCAAAGTACTCCAAAACTGCTGACATCATACTTTCACACTGTAAAAACACTGTATTTAAGGTGATTGACTTCAAAGTactgacaaaaaacacaaaaaaaaattgtttgcgaAAACCCCaaaatacacaaaagcacaggatttttttttttttttcaaaaaaatgtttgtttatgcgTTTATGATCTTACATGACCAGAATGTTACCAAATTCTactcaatatttcaatattcttgTGCTTTAAACTCAGTTGTTGTTTATTTCTCTTTTGAAGTATCCTCTGATTACGGTTTACCACATTTATTCCCACCGGTCacaaaaaaaggttttcattGATAATGCTCTAAAATCCTTACTGACTGAGGTTTTAGTGCATTTTCTGCAAATATGGAAACAAAGGGTCTCAATTAAATATTTGCAGTGGCACGTGGTAAGTGCAAACTGTCACAGGATCAGAGCAGTTTGCACCATAAAATGATGGCTGCATCAAAGCGGCAGAACAAAAGGCTAGCAAAGTATGTTAACAAAGATCTGACACAGATTTTTGGTCCACATTATCTTTGAAGtgtgtattattaatatatgaattCACAAAAATCCAGTTTTGTTGAGTGTGACCACAGAATGAGTAAACCTGTTGGGATAACAATAAATTTAGGTGTACAATATAAATCCAATTGCAGTTGTTAGTGAAGGTTGCACTTAAATGttgcaatgacaaaatattgTCTTAATTTAAAAGTTCCAATGTTACAAATAAGTTACAATATTGACATTGTAATACTGGCAGCACTAATATAAAAATTTgatgatatatttttaaataaggtAACACTTTTTAAATACACTGATAGTAATGGTTTGTCTTTTATCTCAGTATTCTTAACAGTGTTGTATAAGGTTTTGTATGCATAATAGTATCAGTAAAATGTGATCAAACATGGAAAGTTTAgagaaaaactattaaaaaaaatttaaactaataaaaaaaatacaaaaataagtagAAAAGCAACCAAATAATAGTAACTAAAGTAGCTATACCTGACATAATACAGtacttatatataaaataataataataataataataataataaggatttGGGGGTCCCTCGAAAGAGGTGGATAAACAAATATAGAGGTCCGAGGTATCTACAAGATTGCAAACCTATGATTTAATAAGTGAGGTACACCCCAGTTCATTGATTTAAGTGAAGAAGCGTCGCTAGTGATGACGTTTCACGACGGTCACGAGTAGACTCGGGTTCGGTTCCGCCGTTGCCTTGGTAACACGCTGATGGAGGCGATTGAGGGGGAGGGGGAGCCTGCCTGTCATTTCCATTATAAGCACATTAAGCGTGACATGTAGCACAGCATATCCTTCGTATACAATTCAAATCATTTGctgagataaatatatatatatatatatatatatatatatatatacatttcccaACCGCATCGAAACCtattagtttattaaaataaaatcgcGCTGAAGGTCGGGGTAACTTAGGCC from Carassius carassius chromosome 47, fCarCar2.1, whole genome shotgun sequence harbors:
- the fam53c gene encoding protein FAM53C isoform X2, with the protein product MVSLNVKQQRCPSINNNHWTANCNQFSRYFFQSLLHRQSPETSRPTDGLMPESSYWQLCPTSKASLQGVLSSSFPPGPVPLGPPESHLPEGDALNRPLAPSTSVTDQSFPGPPPPPPPPPKRHCRSLSVPEDLSHCRYTWRPSASKVWTPVNRRCHSGGGAGGPCPLRAPSSSLNSSLHSSSSPTFFSLALSPDSPLPWIFPWDPSDGAGGGACCCFFPSPSSCSSSPSPLHPPPPPQRRFSLSPVLIREAAAQFLPPPPVPPQITSHPPPVPASPSSACSTPSSVRRALPPQLPRCHSQPCDLLLFKPGLKRRRDPDRPCARPVLDFAKMTQTRSTDPLSYMERGRLACAGDVCMGLEPFFGDFRGSCSPAEGLGRTSIGPLSESDEEEEREEEDPEERDGGQTSVFERDCTELDITLIEEN
- the fam53c gene encoding protein FAM53C isoform X1, which translates into the protein MPESSYWQLCPTSKASLQGVLSSSFPPGPVPLGPPESHLPEGDALNRPLAPSTSVTDQSFPGPPPPPPPPPKRHCRSLSVPEDLSHCRYTWRPSASKVWTPVNRRCHSGGGAGGPCPLRAPSSSLNSSLHSSSSPTFFSLALSPDSPLPWIFPWDPSDGAGGGACCCFFPSPSSCSSSPSPLHPPPPPQRRFSLSPVLIREAAAQFLPPPPVPPQITSHPPPVPASPSSACSTPSSVRRALPPQLPRCHSQPCDLLLFKPGLKRRRDPDRPCARPVLDFAKMTQTRSTDPLSYMERGRLACAGDVCMGLEPFFGDFRGSCSPAEGLGRTSIGPLSESDEEEEREEEDPEERDGGQTSVFERDCTELDITLIEEN